ATCACGTATGTATTGGTTCTTGCCAAACAGAAACGTCTGGCCTCTCTCTTGATCAATAACGACATTAATACTTCAATCCACGCCTTGGCTCCCTCAAAAGGACAAGGCGACCGGCAGAGAGCCGGTAATCACTGGGGGAAAGCTCGAGACCGACTGATCGCTTTATTTGTTTCCTCTGGCCGCCCGGATGGTGACGCGAACACGCATGCTTCTATAGACGTACGTCGCGGTAGACCACGTGACATCCTTCTGGCCGTCTCAACACCCGCCCAATATCAGACAGCTGCGAAGCTGTCATATACACAATGAGCTTCTTCATTCGGCCATTCGGCCGGTCTGGATCCATAGTTCCCAAGACGCCATGTTTGAGAAGGACGGTCGAGCTGGCTGGCTTCCAGCCAACCGCCGCAAAGGCAGCATCCAGGGGACGCTTCTTCTCCACCACCAAGACCTCCGCCAGCGAGCAGAGGCCTGACCCAAACCGAAAACCGTCAGGTTACCACTACAGCCCGATGCCGCCACCGTCCGGGCCCAACCCAAACACCAGCGCAaaacctcgccgccgcccgccctACCTCCTTCTCTCCGTAGGCGCCCTGCTGGGCAGCCTCTACGCCATCTACCTCGTCAAGCTGCTCACCCTGCCGCCCGCGGCTCCCGGGTCCGTGCTCGACGCGGAACTCCTGGCCGAGATCAACTCGAGGGGCGACGAGCTCGTGGAGGAGATGCGCCGCAACATCGCCAACCCAGACGACCCGGACTGGACGACCATCAAGCCCACAGACATCACCCTCAATGGCATCAAGACGCCCGTGATGTTGGCCGGCCCGCTCTCGTCCTCGGCGGGACTTCCCTACCACCGCCTGCTCCTCAACCGCAGGACCGGTGACTTCCACGCCGTCATCTACATTGGCGACGGCGCCTGCGGGTGGCCGACAGTCGCGCACGGcggcgccaccgccaccatcATCCAGACCGTCATGTCGACCGCCGCCGGGATGGTCGAGCTGCCCGCATCAGGGCAACTAGAAGAGGGTCGGCTGCGTTATGACCCGGCGCTGATGAATCATTTCGAAATCACATACCGCAAAAGGCTCGAGACATCACGCTTTTATTTCTTCTCGGCCAAGGTGGAGGAGAACCCGGAAGAGATCGATGGGTTCCGGAGTAGCTTCATCTGTGGTGACGTCCTCGACGTTATGCCGCACGAGGCTGAGAAGAACAATGTCATGGTGACTGCGCGTGGTCACTTTCTGGCGGATAATAAAAAACTACTCCCCAAATGAGACCAAGTCAACACGTCACCCGAAATGAATTTTTTGGAGGTAGTCAGGCTAGGCATCTCCGGTCGAGCAGCGGCCATGGGCGTAGCGGAAGAGGATGGCTGGGATTGTAAGCATAGGTCGGTATGAATAAACAGTTTAATTGACTCGATAATAATTCCGGCACCTAAACGACTGAATTTGTAGTAAATATTGGTAGAGCGGTCTGGAACACATCCCAGGTCCTTTGGAAAAATTACATGTCGAGAAGGGCGTGTAAACAAACAGCTTCACGCCCTGGAGGAACTTGACCGATTCCCCCCCTGGCACGAATGCAGATCCTCACGACAGTAGAAAAGAAACATGTATACtgtacaaaagaaaaaaaaaggagagatTGTACCCTAATATAGCCTGGGAAGCTGGGGTCTAGCGTCACGCTTCTTGGCCCAAAATCCAAGAGGCCGGTACCCTAGTAGCCTAGTCCCCCCGATCTGCACCGCCCGGACAGAGATTGGCGTTTCGAATCGAGGGGTACAAGATCGAGTAGACTTGAAACAGCGGTCGAGAACAGGAGTAATCGCATAGTCATGATGTCAAAAAGGTGAGCGCAACTAGCAGAAGACGAGAGTTACCGGTAGACAGGCAAGCTGTGCGTGGCATCAATGCCTCCGGTGGCCTGCTTAAGGCATCACCAAAAGTGTATCGTGTCCACATCTTATCTGTCTGAGCTCAAGAAGTCAGGGCTCAAAAAGGAAATTTCTGATTTGATGATCGCCCTTCAATGGCATGAAAAATACTATCACAGGCTTTCCAATGTTCTTTGGTGTAATCCTCTTCTATACAAAAAAAGTAtaaaataattttaaaaaaaaaaggtggcaAAGGAAAAATTCTTTTATTTTGATATACATATGAGAAAAAGTGAAAAGAGTACAACAAAACTCCAAATAAAGGCAAAAAGTTATCAAACAGGACCAAaagagaagagaaagaaaatagGACCATGAATGTGCTCGCCCCTCCATTTGCAAATGCCTCATAAAAGAGAAATAATTATCAGCACAGCTCCCAAAAAGCTTGTTAACATGTCCAAGAAGAGAAGAGCTAGAAAAAAGTATGAGCAAGAAAAGGCATAAAAAAGTAAAGATATGAATGATATCTGACCCAAAAATACCTAATAAACTCGTTACCAAGAAGGGAAgggaagggggaaaaaacgaCTTTGGCTTTAGTTGTCATGAATGACATCCATGACGGGATATTGCACATAGTACGATTCATATCCATTGGACATTACATAGTAGGTGACCGGCATCATGTGGATCGCGGGGCCGACGAAGCCATAGCCCTGGCTGGTGTTGTTGTTctggctgttgctgctgttgccgtTGTCAACAGAAGTGCTCATCGTGCCCCATGGATATTGGTGATGATGCTGCTCAGATGGAGAAAAGGACGACATGACCGGCGGCTGGTAAAAGTGCTGCTGAGGATGTGGATGTGGCGGAGTGATTTCACCCTGATAATGCggacgctgctgctgctgctgctgctcgtgCTGCGGCTGTACATAAAAATTGGGATACTGCATCATGCGGAGCTGAAACTCCCCCGACTGCGCTCGCCACCAACCCTcagcgccgccggcgtcTTCCTAGGCGTTggattgctgctgctgctgctgctgctgctgtggctGCTGCCGTTGGTTCGGCGGCGTCCACGCCTGCTGCGACTGCGTCGAGCCCCCACCGCCCGGTCCGTAGTGCGACATGGGACCATGCTGCCCACCTCCCTGGACGGGAACGTAGTTGGGAGGACCTCCCTCGTACGGCTGCTGCGGGTAGCCGCCGCGACCTGCGTAGTATGGGTTTCGGTAGCCAAAGCTCTGTAACCCCCCACCCCGGACAGGCCCGCCAGCTCGCCTCTGCCAGCCGCCCCGACCGCCTTGTGGTCCAGGCCCCCCGTAAGCGCCATGGTGGTAGCTTCGGTATCCGGGGCCATTTCCTGGTGGAGCCCTGCCCATCTGCGGAGAGTACCCTTGAGCACCGCGCCACTGCGGCCTTCCGCCTCGTGATTGATGTGAGCCGCCGTCGCCCTTGCCCTGTCCGCCGCTGTGCGTCTCGGTCCTGGGGCTGCCTTCTTTGGGAGaacctccgccgccgccagcagTGTTACCTGAGCCAGagtccttcttcttccagGGCCTCTTGCTCGGTGGCTTGCCGTTGGGGTTAAACGATATACGCTTGACTGGATCCGTGACCATGATGTTGTCCGAGAGCCCAGCCTCGTCGCGCTCCTGCGGGGTCGCCTTGCAGGCTTGGAAGACGAGCTCGAGCTTGTTGCCAAAGGGCGCCAGCTCAGGTACCCACATCTTGACGTAGGCGCCCTCTTTATCGTAGTCGAAGGCTTGCTTGACCGGGTTGAAGATTCTGGCCTCGCCGCGCGGATCGTTTCCGACACCAGCGACGTACCTGCGGTGGTGCAAAAGATCAGCTTCAGTACATGGTGAGTGTAACCAAGGGTGCCCGCCCGCCCTCTAAATGAGATTCATCACTTACTGCCAGTTCGCCCAGTTCGAACACACGTCATAGTCCACCAGCAGCATCTCGTACCACTCGGCTCCCCAACGCCAGTCGATGCCTAGATGTTTGGCCAAGAAGTTGGCTGCGTTCTGCCGGGCCCGGTTGGACGTGTAGCCAGTATGCATCAGCTCACGCATGGAGGCGTCGATCAACCCGAGGCCCGTCGTCCCGGCCAGGAACCGATCCAGGCATACTTTGATCTTTTCGGGCTCTGGTATCTGTCGCGGGTCAGCAGTCGCCGGATCCGGCGTCTTCCAGATAAccttcttggcaataggcGGCGAGCCGCTGTCGACAACTTCCCCGCTGTTGCTGGAGTCGTAATTCCGACCGCCCCTGGGACCTTCGACCGAGTATAGCTTTTCTTTGATCTTCCTGGCGTAAAGCCGCATGTAGTCCCTCCACATTAATTCCTCCCTGACCGACTTGGTGTTGATGTTTTCGCCCTGCCCGTACCCTTCAATCTCTTCAAGCTCAGCGGCGCTGCCGTCCTCGTAAGCGAGTAAGGATTCATGTATCTGCCGCGCCGTGATGCATCCTTGCGCAAGATAGGCCGAGAGCTTTGTACTGAAGTCGGGGCCGATGAGACCGTTTCGAGATGTCTTGTAGTCCTTGATTATACCCGAGCTCATGACGTATTGAAGACGCTCCTGTCCCGCCGTCTCGCCTCCCTTGAACGGGTGAGCGGTGGTGGCGTTCTCAGCATGCTCGGGGAAAGGAGCGCCGGAAAAGTCCTTGACAGGCTTCAAAAGCGCCGTCTCGAAACCTTCATAGGTGTCTGGGATTGAAAATGGCCGTGATTGCTCAGCGATGGTATCGGGCTCAGGGAATGGCGGGAGTGAGTCTTTCTCAGGGGTTGGCAACGACTTTCTCGGTCTCTCTCTTAATGGCTCAACCGACTTGCGGTAGTCTGTAAAAATCCCCGGCAGTTCTTGGGGCTCAGCGAAGTTCAAGTCGCGACTGCAGCAACGCAGAAATAAAAGGTCAGAGGGTTCGAGTGAAGATGAGCCTGAAACAAAAAGGCAGACTAGGACATGGTGTTGGCGCGTTGAAACGCGCAGGATAACTCACTCGTCGATAAAGTACTTCTCATCCACCAATTTCTCGAAGTCGTAGCCCCTCGTCCTGCACACGTTGGATATAGAAATCTCGTCTTGTATTTCTTCGAGTCCCTCCTCCCCAACCATCCAAACCGAGCAAGTGTCGCCTCGTGCTTTGAGGCCGTCGAGAAGGCCCTCGAGGACATCTTGAAAGCTGCCAAGACGCAACAGCAACCCGCTGTTTATACTCTCGAGTGAATTTTTCACATCCCACACTGCCTGGGATATGAACTTGGCTCGATAAGGCCCGCATCTCCAGTAACCAGCAACCTTGCTCCTGGCTTCTGGGTAGGGGCTTTTCTCTGACTGGTCGGAAATGAAGCCCGAGATCTCGATGTGATTTGCGGGGAATATGTAGACAGGGAGAAGGTGAGTGAAGCCGTGATCCT
Above is a genomic segment from Pyricularia oryzae 70-15 chromosome 7, whole genome shotgun sequence containing:
- a CDS encoding thioesterase, encoding MSFFIRPFGRSGSIVPKTPCLRRTVELAGFQPTAAKAASRGRFFSTTKTSASEQRPDPNRKPSGYHYSPMPPPSGPNPNTSAKPRRRPPYLLLSVGALLGSLYAIYLVKLLTLPPAAPGSVLDAELLAEINSRGDELVEEMRRNIANPDDPDWTTIKPTDITLNGIKTPVMLAGPLSSSAGLPYHRLLLNRRTGDFHAVIYIGDGACGWPTVAHGGATATIIQTVMSTAAGMVELPASGQLEEGRLRYDPALMNHFEITYRKRLETSRFYFFSAKVEENPEEIDGFRSSFICGDVLDVMPHEAEKNNVMVTARGHFLADNKKLLPK